One region of Anabaena sphaerica FACHB-251 genomic DNA includes:
- a CDS encoding glycoside hydrolase 100 family protein: MKEEEKSIVNTLENQAWELLEKSVTYYKGNPIGTITVCDQTQAILNFDHCFIRDFVPSALLFLIKGRYDIVRNFLEETLKLQPKKSQFNAYTPSKGLIPASFQVVSIDGEESLEADFGEQGIARVTPVDSCLWWIIILHAYVKATKDVKFAMQPQFQQGIMLIMELCLATRFDMNPTLLVPDGACMIYRRMGIYGYPLEIQSLFYAALRAARKLLICAGDEEIVTAIENRLPLLRDHIRHHYWIDMKRLNVIYRFKSEEYGHTAVNQFNVYADSIPYADLSVWLPKHGGYLAGNVGPSQLDTRFFSLGNLMAIICSLTNERQSQAIMNLIEEQWDDLVGKMPMKICFPALSKSEYKIFTGCDPKNTPWSYHNGGNWPVLLWVLTAAAQKTGRTDLSERAVEIAQARLSQDEWPEYYDGARGSLIGKEARRYQTWTITGFLLAKELMRNPAYLELINFGESDIEKDERFCDV; this comes from the coding sequence CAGGCTTGGGAACTTCTAGAAAAATCAGTAACTTATTATAAAGGTAATCCTATAGGAACAATAACTGTTTGTGATCAAACACAAGCTATATTAAATTTCGATCATTGCTTTATTCGTGATTTTGTGCCATCAGCTTTACTTTTTCTGATCAAAGGTAGATATGATATTGTACGTAACTTTCTCGAAGAGACGTTAAAATTACAACCAAAAAAAAGCCAATTTAATGCTTATACACCAAGTAAAGGTTTGATACCAGCCAGTTTTCAAGTTGTATCAATAGATGGAGAAGAATCCTTAGAAGCGGATTTTGGTGAACAAGGTATAGCTAGAGTTACACCTGTTGATTCTTGTCTGTGGTGGATTATTATCTTACACGCTTATGTGAAAGCGACAAAAGATGTAAAATTTGCCATGCAGCCTCAATTTCAGCAAGGCATTATGTTAATAATGGAACTTTGTTTAGCGACTCGGTTTGATATGAACCCAACGCTATTAGTTCCTGATGGTGCTTGTATGATTTACCGTCGGATGGGTATTTATGGCTATCCTTTAGAAATTCAATCTTTATTTTATGCCGCTTTACGTGCAGCACGTAAATTATTAATTTGTGCAGGTGATGAAGAGATTGTTACAGCTATTGAGAATCGCTTACCTTTATTAAGAGATCATATTCGTCATCATTATTGGATAGATATGAAACGCCTCAATGTTATCTATCGTTTTAAAAGTGAAGAATATGGACATACAGCAGTAAACCAATTCAATGTCTATGCAGATTCAATTCCCTATGCTGATTTATCTGTTTGGTTGCCAAAACATGGTGGTTATCTAGCCGGAAATGTTGGACCTTCTCAATTAGATACTCGTTTCTTTTCTCTGGGAAATTTAATGGCTATTATTTGTTCTCTCACTAATGAACGTCAGTCCCAAGCAATTATGAATTTAATTGAAGAACAATGGGATGATTTAGTGGGAAAAATGCCTATGAAAATCTGTTTTCCGGCTTTATCAAAATCTGAATATAAAATTTTTACCGGTTGTGACCCTAAAAATACACCTTGGTCATATCATAATGGTGGTAATTGGCCAGTTTTGTTGTGGGTTTTAACTGCTGCCGCTCAAAAAACAGGTAGAACTGATCTGAGTGAACGTGCTGTGGAAATTGCTCAAGCAAGGCTGAGTCAAGATGAATGGCCAGAATATTACGATGGTGCGCGTGGGTCATTAATTGGTAAAGAAGCGAGGAGATATCAAACTTGGACAATTACAGGTTTTTTATTAGCAAAAGAATTAATGCGAAATCCTGCTTATTTAGAGTTAATTAATTTTGGAGAATCTGATATTGAGAAGGATGAACGATTTTGTGATGTATAG
- a CDS encoding ATP-binding protein — MNSTPRPPTVNNYLDTQQQFTEVINTKSANFIGRDFVFTAINNFLHRYNRGYFTIIGAPGSGKGAIIAKYIQENPHVIYYNAELEGKNHAAEFLTYVCSQIIANFQNISLPNLPDNATEGSWFLSLLLQQISDSLQPNQKLIIVIDGLNCINRNLQPPGTNIFYLPRYLPQGVYFLLSRRPFLSSNSGLLIEAPVQSLNLADYPEENKQDIQAYIIKNLTPLTPLPYKGMGEQELSNSPFLAG; from the coding sequence ATGAACTCCACACCCAGACCACCAACGGTTAATAATTACCTGGATACTCAGCAACAATTCACGGAAGTTATTAACACCAAAAGCGCGAATTTTATCGGTCGTGATTTCGTGTTTACTGCTATTAATAATTTTCTCCACCGCTATAACCGGGGTTATTTTACGATTATCGGCGCACCGGGTAGCGGTAAAGGTGCGATTATTGCTAAATATATTCAGGAAAATCCTCATGTTATTTATTACAACGCGGAGTTAGAGGGTAAAAATCACGCTGCGGAATTTTTAACTTATGTATGTTCTCAAATTATCGCCAACTTTCAAAATATATCCCTGCCAAATTTACCAGATAACGCAACAGAAGGGAGTTGGTTTTTATCCTTGCTTCTCCAACAAATCAGCGACAGTTTACAACCAAATCAAAAATTAATTATTGTCATTGACGGGTTAAACTGCATCAACCGCAATTTACAACCACCAGGAACAAATATTTTTTATCTTCCCCGCTACCTTCCCCAAGGGGTGTATTTTCTCCTTTCCCGTCGTCCGTTTTTATCAAGTAATTCCGGTTTATTAATTGAAGCACCGGTGCAAAGTTTGAATTTAGCAGATTATCCAGAGGAAAATAAACAAGATATTCAAGCTTATATTATAAAAAACCTAACCCCCCTAACCCCCCTTCCCTACAAGGGAATGGGGGAACAAGAATTATCTAACTCCCCTTTCCTCGCAGGATAG